One part of the Eptesicus fuscus isolate TK198812 chromosome 20, DD_ASM_mEF_20220401, whole genome shotgun sequence genome encodes these proteins:
- the LOC129147303 gene encoding phosphofurin acidic cluster sorting protein 2-like: protein MNLFSTWEVDCSSPSCVLRLCSLTLKKLVILKELEKELISMVIAVQMQGSKGILRSHEVMLPTSGQVETDLALTFSLQYPHFLKGKGNKLQIMLQQRKCNNNQITLGYRTLATGAIHMAEVMQRPPEGGQVLSLSSSIQESSIRVAEIWISFLSSQPINYKDGTMQASPKAKSTNSYIEGKSESFSELEASYNATPRQDLEDDFDLRQPKKQQRCMQRNLKQKVMVLLPRSNMSEEVLDSDQDPTEHVPEVEEDLDLLYHNLENPSDSGPDMEDDSSILSNTKTKTRQYFEGLAHSSWQMEMRRIHSARRQKEPPQLADMPPKPRSYFESLSSDSGSDWVAHSMPNSGEQPAQPEDSPEAETSAHVMLTKKLPPSRRTTKTEALVLPSSSSKGKQPACRGWSRSLNKSSNSLIKERCPVPQSHLQVPRKTVYDQLKHILISSDCLPKNIILISTSDRQGQFLSDVLQQHMLPVVCTCSMVDVQEAFSSIISWIQRYCNCNTEAPMPVKIAVVGAQHYFSTVLRVFVEQLSHKNPDWLGYMRFLVIPLGSHPVASYLGSVDYRYHHLFQDLAWQDMFNNLEAQSSVQNIVSRITEYITGANCVHQLPIAEAMLNSKPKSMGKLPSQKFIPFVGAVKVGIVEPISATSGDTDDAVPSCSNMLLSTAREASHNPTFSSSVSGGVPSSTQGVSAELMELQVDYWMAAKPTNRKRNGKKEDLPTTKNTLQSTFRSLQVSRLLSSGEDAGTPTMSMTVVTKEKKKKVMFLPKKDKAKDLESKSQCIQGIGRLVCSAKNQENRQRVLIDGVEWNDVTFFQLAAQWSSHVKHFPICIFGHSNSTF from the exons ATGAACCTCTTCTCTACCTGGGAGGTGGactgctccagccccagctgcgTGCTCAGGTTGTGCAGCCTGACTTTAAAGAAGCTGGTGATCTtgaaggagctggagaaggagctCATCTCCATGGTGATAGCAGTGCAGATGCAGGGCTCCAAGGGCATCTTGAGATCCCATGAAGTTATGCTGCCCACTAGTGGACAAGTGGAGACTGACCTGGCGCTGACCTTCTCCCTGCAGTACCCCCACTTCCTCAAGGGAAAAGGCAACAAACTACAGATCATGCTGCAGCAGAGGAAGTGCAATAACAACCAGATCACCCTGGGCTACAGGACACTGGCCACAGGTGCCATCCACATGGCTGAGGTGATGCAGCGACCCCCCGAGGGTGGCCAGGTGCTGAGCCTCAGCAGCAGCATCCAGGAGTCCTCCATCAGGGTGGCTGAGATCTGGATTTCCTTCCTGTCCAGTCAGCCCATCAACTACAAGGATGGCACCATGCAGGCCAGCCCCAAGGCCAAGTCCACAAATAGCTACATTGAGGGGAAATCTGAGAGCTTCTCTGAGCTGGAGGCCAGCTACAATGCGACACCCAGGCAGGACCTGGAAGATGACTTTGACCTGAGGCAGCCCAAGAAGCAGCAGCGATGCATGCAACGGAACTTGAAGCAGAAAGTCATGGTGCTGCTTCCCAGGTCCAACATGTCAGAAGAGGTCCTAGACTCAGATCAGGACCCTACAGAGCATGTCCCCGAGGTGGAGGAGGACCTGGACCTTCTGTATCACAATCTTGAGAATCCCAGCGATAGCGGCCCAGACATGGAGGACGATAGCAGCATCCTTAGCAACACCAAGACCAAGACCAGACAATACTTTGAAGGCCTGGCACACTCCAGCTGGCAGATGGAGATGAGGCGCATACACAGTGCCCGAAGGCAGAAGGAGCCTCCTCAGCTGGCCGACATGCCC cccAAACCCAGGTCATACTTTGAAAGCCTGTCAAGTGACAGTGGCTCTGACTGGGTGGCCCACAGCATGCCCAACTCTGGGGAGCAGCCGGCACAGCCTGAGGACAGCCCGGAGGCAGAGACCTCTGCCCACGTCATGCTCACTAAGAAGCTGCCACCCAGCAGGCGCACCACCAAGACCGAGGCTCTGGTCCTCCCCTCCAGCAGCTCCAAGGGGAAGCAGCCCGCCTGCCGGGGCTGGAGCAGGTCCCTGAATAAGTCATCCAACAGCCTGATCAAGGAGCGCTGCCCAGTCCCACAGAGCCACCTGCAGGTCCCCAGGAAGACCGTGTATGATCAACTGAAACACATCCTCATCTCCAGTGACTGTCTGCCCAAGAACATCATCCTCATCAGCACCTCTGACAGGCAGGGGCAGTTCCTGTCGGACGTCCTGCAGCAGCACATGCTGCCCGTCGTGTGCACCTGCTCCATGGTGGATGTCCAGGAGGCCTTCAGCTCCATCATCTCCTGGATACAAAGATACTGCAACTGCAATACCGAGGCCCCGATGCCAGTGAAGATCGCGGTGGTGGGGGCTCAGCACTACTTCAGCACCGTGCTGCGGGTCTTTGTGGAGCAGCTGTCCCACAAGAACCCTGACTGGCTGGGCTACATGCGCTTCCTGGTCATCCCGCTGGGTTCTCACCCTGTGGCCAGCTACCTGGGCTCTGTGGATTACCGCTACCACCACCTCTTTCAGGACCTGGCCTGGCAGGACATGTTCAACAATCTGGAGGCCCAGAGTTCTGTGCAGAACATTGTGTCGAGAATCACAGAGTACATCACAGGGGCCAACTGTGTCCACCAGCTGCCCATTGCAGAGGCCATGCTCAATTCTAAGCCGAAGAGCATGGGCAAGTTGCCCTCGCAGAAGTTCATTCCCTTTGTGGGGGCAGTGAAAGTTGGAATAGTGGAACCAATTTCAGCCACGTCAGGAGACACAGATGATGCAGTCCCCTCATGCTCCAACATGCTTTTGTCCACCGCCAGGGAGGCCTCACACAACCCAACCTTCTCCTCATCAGTGAGTGGAGGCGTCCCTTCCTCCACCCAGGGTGTCAGTGCTGAGCTGATGGAGCTACAGGTGGATTATTGGATGGCAGCCAAGCCCACAAACAGGAAGAGAAACGGGAAGAAGGAAGACCTGCCTACCACCAAAAACACACTCCAGAGCACCTTCCGGTCTCTCCAGGTCAGCAGGTTGCTCAGCAGTGGCGAAGATGCAGGCACGCCCACAATGTCCATGACTGTGGTCaccaaggagaagaaaaagaaggtgaTGTTTTTGCCCAAGAAAGACAAGGCCAAGGACTTGGAGTCCAAAAGCCAGTGCATCCAGGGCATTGGCCGCTTGGTCTGCTCAGCTAAGAACCAGGAGAACAGGCAGCGGGTCCTCATTGATGGCGTGGAGTGGAACGACGTGACATTCTTCCAGCTGGCAGCCCAGTGGTCCTCCCACGTCAAGCACTTCCCCATCTGCATCTTCGGACACTCCAATTCCACCTTctag